One genomic region from Ornithinimicrobium flavum encodes:
- the purH gene encoding bifunctional phosphoribosylaminoimidazolecarboxamide formyltransferase/IMP cyclohydrolase — MTDTHRRPLRRALVSVHDKTGLEDLALGLHEAGVSIVSTGSTAGRIEGAGVPVTRVEDLTGFPECLDGRVKTLHPRVHAGILADTTRPEHLAQLEDLGIEAFDLVVVNLYPFTNTVRSGAGQDECVEQIDIGGPSMVRAAAKNHRSVAVVTTPTAYPRVLDAARAGGFTLDERRQLAAEAFVRTATYDVHVASWMGNVVTDTSDGTGFPAWVGATWDRKAVLRYGENPHQRAALYTDGFSTSPGLAQAEQLGGKEMSYNNYLDADAALRAAHDHGDQPTVAVIKHANPCGIAVGADIAEAHRKAHACDPLSAFGGIIAANRPVTAEMAEQVKEVFTEVVLAPDFEPEALEILRSRSNLRLLRVAPPARGGVETRPVSGGLLMQSVDTVDAEVDGGGDDASRWRLVAGNAADPAVLADLQFAWRAVRATRSNAILLARDGASVGVGMGQVNRVDSCHLAVNRAGDRARGSVAASDAFFPFADGLEVLLDAGVSAVVAPGGSVRDEEVVAAAARAGATLYFTGTRHFAH; from the coding sequence GTGACCGACACCCACCGCCGTCCCCTGCGCCGTGCCCTCGTCTCCGTGCACGACAAGACCGGTCTGGAGGACCTGGCCCTGGGGCTGCACGAGGCCGGCGTGAGCATCGTCTCCACCGGGTCCACCGCCGGGCGGATCGAGGGCGCCGGCGTCCCCGTGACCCGGGTGGAGGACCTCACGGGCTTCCCGGAGTGCCTGGACGGCCGCGTCAAGACGCTCCACCCGCGGGTGCACGCCGGCATCCTCGCCGACACGACCAGACCGGAGCACCTGGCCCAGCTGGAGGATCTGGGGATCGAGGCGTTCGACCTGGTCGTGGTCAACCTCTATCCCTTCACCAACACGGTGCGCTCCGGCGCCGGTCAGGACGAGTGCGTGGAGCAGATCGACATCGGCGGCCCGTCCATGGTCCGGGCGGCGGCCAAGAACCACCGCAGCGTGGCCGTGGTGACCACCCCCACCGCCTACCCGCGGGTCCTCGACGCCGCCCGGGCCGGGGGATTCACCCTCGACGAGCGGCGGCAGCTGGCGGCGGAGGCGTTCGTGCGTACCGCCACCTACGACGTGCACGTCGCCTCCTGGATGGGCAACGTCGTGACGGACACGAGCGACGGCACCGGCTTCCCCGCGTGGGTGGGGGCCACCTGGGACCGCAAGGCCGTGCTGCGCTACGGCGAGAACCCGCACCAGCGGGCCGCCCTCTACACCGACGGGTTCTCCACCTCGCCCGGGCTGGCCCAGGCGGAGCAGCTCGGCGGCAAGGAGATGTCCTACAACAACTACCTCGACGCCGACGCCGCGCTGCGGGCCGCCCACGACCACGGCGACCAGCCCACGGTGGCCGTCATCAAGCACGCCAACCCGTGCGGGATCGCGGTCGGGGCGGACATCGCCGAGGCGCACCGCAAGGCCCATGCGTGCGACCCGCTTTCGGCCTTCGGGGGGATCATCGCGGCGAACCGCCCCGTGACCGCCGAGATGGCAGAGCAGGTCAAGGAGGTCTTCACCGAGGTGGTGCTCGCCCCCGACTTCGAGCCCGAGGCGCTGGAGATCCTGCGGAGCAGGAGCAACCTGCGGCTGCTCCGGGTGGCCCCGCCCGCCCGCGGCGGGGTCGAGACCCGCCCCGTCTCCGGCGGCCTGCTCATGCAGTCGGTCGACACGGTCGACGCCGAGGTCGACGGGGGTGGGGACGACGCCTCACGGTGGCGCCTGGTGGCCGGGAACGCCGCGGACCCGGCCGTCCTCGCCGACCTGCAGTTCGCCTGGCGCGCGGTGCGGGCCACCAGGTCCAACGCCATCCTGCTCGCCCGCGACGGGGCCTCCGTCGGGGTCGGGATGGGTCAGGTCAACCGGGTGGACTCCTGCCACCTCGCGGTCAACCGGGCGGGGGACCGGGCGAGGGGATCCGTGGCGGCCTCGGACGCCTTCTTCCCCTTCGCCGACGGGCTGGAGGTGCTCCTGGACGCCGGCGTCAGCGCCGTCGTCGCCCCTGGCGGGTCGGTCCGGGACGAGGAGGTCGTGGCGGCCGCGGCCCGGGCCGGCGCGACGCTGTACTTCACCGGCACCCGCCACTTCGCGCACTGA
- the purN gene encoding phosphoribosylglycinamide formyltransferase, translated as MRTVSTTDTPAPARVVVLVSGSGTLLQALLDACQDDDYGLQVVAVGADREGIEGLVRARRFGIPTFVVRLGDHPDRTAWDRELATAIASYAPDLVLSAGFLKILGEPVLERFRIVNTHPALLPSFPGAHAVRDALAAGVEVTGCTLHQVDAGVDTGPVLAQRTVAVHDGDTEESLHERIKVAEREMLVEHLPRLVGRPAQDRPGGRHGGHVAH; from the coding sequence CTGCGCACCGTGAGTACCACTGACACGCCGGCCCCTGCGCGGGTCGTCGTGCTCGTCTCCGGCAGCGGGACCCTGCTGCAGGCCCTCCTGGACGCCTGCCAGGACGACGACTACGGGCTGCAGGTGGTCGCCGTCGGGGCGGACCGGGAGGGCATCGAGGGACTCGTCCGGGCGCGGCGGTTCGGCATACCCACGTTCGTGGTGCGCCTCGGCGACCACCCGGACCGCACCGCCTGGGACCGGGAGCTCGCCACGGCCATTGCGTCATACGCGCCCGACCTGGTGCTGTCCGCGGGGTTCCTGAAGATCCTGGGCGAGCCCGTGCTCGAGCGCTTCCGGATCGTCAACACCCACCCCGCCCTCCTGCCCAGCTTCCCCGGGGCGCACGCGGTCCGGGACGCCCTGGCCGCCGGGGTCGAGGTGACGGGGTGCACCCTGCACCAGGTCGACGCCGGGGTGGACACCGGCCCGGTCCTCGCGCAGCGCACCGTGGCGGTGCACGACGGCGACACGGAGGAGAGCCTGCACGAGCGGATCAAGGTGGCCGAGCGCGAGATGCTCGTCGAGCACCTGCCCCGCCTGGTCGGGAGGCCTGCGCAGGACCGACCGGGGGGTCGGCACGGCGGGCACGTCGCGCACTAG
- a CDS encoding glycine cleavage system protein R encodes MATLVITVLGEDRPGLVSSLADVVAAHGGSWGRSQLAQLAGTFAGIVTVDVPGDRAEALARAVGDLEGLDTTVRSAVGTLDGGGGPEEGATFHLDLVGHDQPGIVQQVSGVLAQQGVSVERLDTRVVPAPQAGGSLFEARAVFRAPEDADLMHLRSALEELARELQVDVTLDPGEEAAVWE; translated from the coding sequence ATGGCCACTCTCGTGATCACCGTCCTCGGCGAGGACCGCCCCGGCCTCGTCTCCTCGCTCGCCGACGTCGTCGCCGCGCACGGCGGCAGCTGGGGTCGCAGCCAGCTGGCCCAGCTGGCCGGCACCTTCGCCGGGATCGTCACGGTCGACGTCCCCGGCGACCGGGCCGAGGCCCTGGCCCGGGCCGTGGGGGACCTGGAGGGGCTCGACACGACGGTCCGCAGCGCGGTCGGCACCCTCGACGGCGGGGGTGGTCCGGAGGAGGGCGCCACCTTCCACCTCGACCTCGTCGGCCACGACCAGCCGGGCATCGTCCAGCAGGTCAGCGGGGTCCTGGCGCAGCAGGGGGTCTCCGTGGAACGGCTCGACACCCGGGTGGTCCCGGCGCCGCAGGCCGGCGGGAGCCTCTTCGAGGCCAGGGCCGTGTTCCGCGCCCCCGAGGACGCCGACCTGATGCACCTGAGGTCGGCGTTGGAGGAGCTCGCCCGGGAGCTGCAGGTCGACGTGACCCTGGACCCGGGGGAGGAGGCGGCGGTCTGGGAGTAG
- a CDS encoding bifunctional methylenetetrahydrofolate dehydrogenase/methenyltetrahydrofolate cyclohydrolase, with the protein MSATVLDGRAVLRTIKDELRVRLAVLAERGVVPGLATVLVGEDPASSWYVGAKHKDCAEIGITSIRKDLPAGTSQEEVLAVVDELNADPQVTAFLVQQPTGLDEFAILSRVDPRKDVDGLHPFNLGSLVMNEAAPLPCTPVGCVELLRRYDVPLDGAEVVVVGRGLTVGRPLGLILTRRSENATVTMCHTGTRDLAAHTRAADVVVAAAGVPDIITPDMVRPGAAVLDVGVARRDGKIAGDVHRDVAEVAGWLTPNPGGVGPMTRAMLLQNVVEAAERAAGMAPARG; encoded by the coding sequence ATGAGCGCGACGGTGCTGGACGGCAGGGCGGTTCTGCGGACGATCAAGGACGAGCTCCGGGTGCGCCTGGCGGTCCTGGCCGAGCGGGGGGTGGTGCCGGGGCTGGCGACCGTCCTCGTGGGGGAGGACCCCGCGAGCAGCTGGTACGTCGGGGCCAAGCACAAGGACTGCGCGGAGATCGGCATCACCTCGATCCGCAAGGACCTCCCCGCCGGCACCAGCCAGGAGGAGGTCCTGGCGGTCGTCGACGAGCTCAACGCCGACCCTCAGGTCACCGCCTTCCTGGTCCAGCAGCCCACGGGGCTGGACGAGTTCGCGATCCTCTCCCGCGTCGATCCCCGCAAGGACGTCGACGGGCTGCACCCGTTCAACCTGGGCTCGCTGGTGATGAACGAGGCGGCGCCGCTGCCGTGCACCCCGGTGGGGTGCGTGGAGCTCCTGCGCCGGTATGACGTCCCCCTGGACGGCGCCGAGGTGGTCGTCGTGGGCCGGGGCCTGACGGTCGGTCGCCCCCTGGGCCTCATCCTCACCCGCCGCTCGGAGAACGCCACGGTGACGATGTGCCACACCGGCACCCGGGACCTGGCCGCCCACACCAGGGCGGCCGACGTCGTGGTCGCCGCGGCGGGCGTCCCGGACATCATCACGCCGGACATGGTCCGTCCTGGTGCCGCGGTCCTCGACGTCGGCGTGGCGCGACGCGACGGGAAGATCGCCGGTGACGTGCACCGGGACGTGGCGGAGGTCGCCGGGTGGCTCACCCCGAACCCCGGGGGGGTCGGCCCGATGACCCGGGCGATGCTGCTGCAGAACGTCGTCGAGGCCGCGGAGCGCGCCGCCGGCATGGCACCGGCGAGAGGGTGA
- a CDS encoding DUF6350 family protein, with protein sequence MAARPSSARLPRCPCPVGDDERDDRPGPCRDPLSEEPPPRRAPALSPRRVAEVLGAGLAGALCVLLGVVAVAVPTLLAWVADERSSAGLWQTLGVSVDLWALAHRAQVDTPAASVVLAPLLLTAIPFALCWYAVRQIVLARPHLLARGATVTSWRPAWHALGGSDVTAFALAYLATGLAVSYVAGLGIAQVVLPSLVPGALLVPVAAVAVVWWSEHRREQHPSVDVALSWVRDRIPVLLRRALAPAVEALVALAAVCFLLVLGLLLVRGERILTLYDALDAGLVGTLTLTLAQLAALPNLMVWALGWLSGAGVTVGTVHVDWVATTPGDLPLLPVLGALPEPGALPPGLWAMALVPLVAGGWIGYRCAGSASRLSSWWTKVQITLASCAAVSATVLVLAWLSTGGLTPGLLGTVGVEPWNVAGLLLAELAAGGLLVVSVLHLRARRL encoded by the coding sequence CCTGGACCGTGCCGAGATCCCCTCAGCGAGGAGCCGCCGCCGCGGCGGGCCCCCGCTCTGTCCCCGCGTCGGGTCGCCGAGGTCCTGGGGGCCGGTCTGGCCGGCGCGCTGTGCGTGCTGCTGGGGGTGGTCGCCGTTGCCGTGCCGACGCTGCTGGCCTGGGTGGCCGACGAGCGCAGCTCGGCCGGCCTGTGGCAGACCCTCGGCGTCTCCGTCGACCTGTGGGCGCTGGCTCACCGCGCCCAGGTCGACACCCCGGCCGCCTCGGTCGTGCTGGCCCCCCTGCTGCTGACGGCGATCCCCTTCGCCCTGTGCTGGTACGCCGTGCGTCAGATCGTCCTGGCCCGCCCCCATCTGCTCGCCCGCGGCGCCACCGTCACCAGCTGGCGCCCCGCCTGGCACGCCCTGGGCGGGTCCGACGTGACGGCCTTCGCCCTGGCCTACCTCGCGACCGGCCTGGCGGTGAGCTATGTCGCCGGCCTCGGCATCGCGCAGGTCGTCCTGCCCAGCCTCGTGCCCGGCGCGCTGCTCGTTCCCGTGGCCGCCGTGGCGGTGGTCTGGTGGTCCGAGCACCGGCGCGAGCAGCACCCGAGCGTCGACGTGGCGCTCAGCTGGGTGCGCGACCGCATCCCCGTGCTGCTGCGGCGTGCCCTGGCTCCGGCGGTCGAGGCTCTCGTCGCGCTGGCGGCCGTCTGCTTCCTGCTCGTCCTGGGTCTGCTGCTGGTCCGCGGGGAGCGGATCCTGACGCTCTACGACGCCCTGGACGCCGGCCTGGTCGGGACCCTCACCCTGACGCTGGCCCAGCTGGCGGCGCTGCCCAACCTCATGGTGTGGGCGCTCGGCTGGCTGTCCGGGGCGGGCGTCACCGTGGGCACGGTCCACGTCGACTGGGTCGCCACGACCCCCGGCGACCTTCCCCTCCTGCCCGTCCTGGGTGCGCTCCCCGAGCCCGGTGCGCTGCCGCCGGGCCTGTGGGCCATGGCCCTGGTGCCGCTCGTGGCCGGAGGGTGGATCGGCTACCGGTGCGCCGGATCGGCCTCACGCCTGAGCTCGTGGTGGACCAAGGTCCAGATCACCCTGGCCTCGTGCGCGGCGGTGTCCGCCACGGTGCTCGTCCTGGCGTGGCTGTCGACCGGGGGCCTCACCCCCGGCCTCCTCGGCACGGTGGGTGTCGAGCCGTGGAACGTCGCCGGCCTGCTGCTCGCGGAGCTCGCCGCCGGGGGACTGCTCGTCGTGAGCGTGCTCCACCTGCGGGCCCGCCGCCTCTGA